One stretch of Tenrec ecaudatus isolate mTenEca1 chromosome 18, mTenEca1.hap1, whole genome shotgun sequence DNA includes these proteins:
- the LOC142432209 gene encoding LOW QUALITY PROTEIN: cytochrome P450 2G1-like (The sequence of the model RefSeq protein was modified relative to this genomic sequence to represent the inferred CDS: substituted 1 base at 1 genomic stop codon) translates to MELVGLFTVFQTLCFSGLLVLIALTWVKKRSQLPPGPTPLPFLGNLLQVSITDTYQSFQKLKEKYGPVFTVYMGPKPVVVLCDYDAVKEAFIGQADNFSGRGEMPSLSKSSKGHGVSMANGERWRTLRHFSLAVLQDFGMGKRSIEKRIQEEAGYLMETLRKTNGAPIKTTFFIRGTVSNVICSILFGHCFDYKDKQFLRLLELTKEIFIEISSPWTQLADMYWDIMQYFPGRHKRSYYLIEELKDFIVSRVKIKESCLDLSNPQDFIDCFLIKKQQEESNPNTEFNHKNLIAIIFDLFFAGTETVSITLQYGILLLMKHPEVQAKVHEEINQVIGTHRTPSVKDRVKMPXTNAVIHEIQRLIIFSSMGVPHKVIRDTHFRGFLLPKGTKVLPMYSMAHQDPKNFRFPDTFYPQHFLDEQGGFKKNEAFVPFGSGKRACLGEALAQMELFLYFTSILQSFSLRPLVPPADIEITLEVFRPGKNPTTYEVCLVAR, encoded by the exons ATGGAGCTGGTGGGGCTCTTCACAGTCTTTcagactctctgcttctctgGCCTCCTTGTCCTCATTGCCTTGACATGGGTCAAAAAGAGGAGTCAGCTGCCCCCGGGACCCACACCACTGCCCTTCCTGGGAAACTTGCTGCAAGTCAGCATAACTGACACCTATCAATCTTTCCAGAAG CTCAAGGAGAAATATGGACCGGTGTTCACTGTGTACATGGGGCCCAAGCCAGTGGTTGTTTTATGTGACTATGACGCAGTGAAGGAGGCCTTTATAGGCCAAGCAGATAATTTCAGTGGCCGTGGAGAAATGCCTTCCCTGAGTAAGAGCAGCAAAGGTCATG GTGTCTCTATGGCCAACGGTGAACGATGGAGGACTCTGCGCCACTTCTCCCTGGCTGTCCTCCAGGACTTTGGGATGGGAAAGCGAAGCATTGAGAAGCGGATCCAGGAAGAGGCTGGATACTTAATGGAGACATTACGGAAGACCAATG GCGCACCCATCAAGACCACCTTCTTCATTAGAGGCACGGTGTCCAATGTCATCTGCTCTATCCTTTTCGGACACTGCTTTGACTACAAAGACAAGCAGTTCCTAAGACTACTGGAGCTGACAAAAGAGATTTTCATTGAGATAAGCTCACCCTGGACACAG CTAGCTGATATGTATTGGGATATCATGCAATATTTTCCTGGAAGACACAAGAGAAGCTACTATCTGATAGAGGAACTGAAGGACTTCATTGTCTCTAGGGTCAAAATCAAGGAATCATGCCTTGACCTCTCAAATCCTCAGGATTTCATCGACTGCTTCCTCATCAAGAAGCAACAG GAGGAAAGTAACCCCAACACAGAATTCAACCACAAGAATCTGATTGCCATCATTTTCGACCTCTTCTTTGCCGGCACGGAAACAGTGAGCATCACTCTCCAGTATGGAATCCTGCTGCTCATGAAGCATCCCGAAGTACAAG CCAAGGTCCATGAAGAGATCAATCAGGTGATCGGGACTCATCGGACACCCAGTGTGAAAGACAGGGTCAAGATGCCCTAAACAAATGCCGTAATCCACGAGATACAGAGATTAATCATTTTTTCATCGATGGGTGTCCCTCACAAAGTCATCCGGGATACTCATTTCAGAGGCTTCCTTCTGCCCAAG GGTACCAAAGTGCTTCCTATGTATTCTATGGCCCATCAAGACCCCAAGAACTTTCGCTTCCCAGATACCTTCTACCCACAACACTTCTTGGATGAGCAGGGCGGTTTCAAGAAGAATGAAGCCTTTGTGCCTTTTGGCTCTG GAAAGAGAGCCTGTCTGGGCGAGGCCCTGGCCCAAATGGAACTCTTTCTGTACTTCACCTCCATCCTTCAGAGCTTCTCCCTGCGTCCTCTAGTGCCACCAGCCGACATCGAAATCACCCTTGAAGTCTTCAGACCTGGCAAAAATCCCACTACctatgaggtctgccttgtggcCCGCTGA